In Hoeflea ulvae, one genomic interval encodes:
- the trxA gene encoding thioredoxin — protein MATVKVDNANFQSEVLESTVPVVVDFWAEWCGPCKMIAPSLEEISDEMDGRIKVVKLNIDENPELASQFGVRSIPTLAMFKDGAVADIKVGASPKSALASWISGAA, from the coding sequence ATGGCAACCGTTAAAGTAGACAACGCCAATTTTCAGAGCGAAGTGCTCGAGTCGACCGTGCCGGTGGTTGTCGATTTCTGGGCCGAATGGTGCGGTCCGTGCAAGATGATTGCCCCCAGTCTCGAGGAAATCTCCGACGAGATGGATGGCAGGATCAAGGTCGTCAAGCTCAACATCGACGAGAATCCCGAACTCGCCTCGCAGTTCGGCGTGCGCTCGATTCCGACCCTGGCAATGTTCAAGGACGGCGCCGTGGCCGACATCAAGGTTGGCGCTTCGCCCAAGAGCGCGCTGGCAAGCTGGATTTCCGGCGCCGCCTGA
- a CDS encoding bifunctional folylpolyglutamate synthase/dihydrofolate synthase: MTSAGGALVSAAEREIDALMALHPKGFDLSLGRITRLLERLGNPHERLPPVIHIAGTNGKGSTSAFCRAILEAQGLKVHVHTSPHLVNWHERFRIGADGSGHLVDDEVLADAVRRVAAANQGETITVFEILTAVMFVLFAEHPADAALIEVGLGGRFDATNVIAHPAVAVIMSISLDHQAYLGDRVELIAMEKAGIIKQGSPVVIGAQTEDAAREVILNIAERLRCPVSVYGQDFFTVQEHGRLAYQDEDELMDLPLPRLAGRHQQANAAAAIRALKAAGFELDEAAIASGLTHVYWPGRLERLAEGRLADFAMQDAELWIDGGHNPGAGLVIAEAMANLNDRESRPLFLITGMINTKDPVGYFEAFAGMARHVYTVPVPASEAGIDPDLLAQSAVEAGLTAESAVNVETAIASVCKNWNPDERPPRILIGGSLYLLGDVLKLNGTPPV; this comes from the coding sequence ATGACTTCGGCGGGAGGAGCGCTCGTGTCGGCTGCCGAACGGGAAATCGATGCGCTGATGGCGCTGCATCCGAAGGGGTTTGACCTTTCGCTCGGGCGGATCACCCGGCTCTTGGAGCGTCTGGGCAATCCGCATGAGAGACTGCCGCCGGTGATCCACATCGCCGGCACCAATGGCAAGGGTTCAACCAGCGCATTCTGCCGGGCGATCCTGGAAGCGCAGGGCCTGAAGGTCCATGTCCACACCTCCCCGCATCTGGTCAACTGGCACGAACGTTTCCGCATCGGCGCGGATGGCAGCGGCCATCTGGTCGATGACGAGGTGCTGGCCGATGCGGTGCGGCGGGTCGCTGCTGCCAATCAGGGCGAGACGATCACCGTGTTCGAGATCCTCACCGCGGTGATGTTCGTGCTGTTTGCCGAGCACCCGGCCGATGCCGCGCTGATCGAGGTCGGACTTGGCGGCCGCTTCGATGCGACCAATGTGATCGCGCATCCTGCGGTCGCGGTAATCATGTCGATTTCGCTCGACCATCAGGCCTATCTCGGCGACCGGGTCGAGCTGATCGCCATGGAAAAGGCCGGCATCATCAAGCAGGGATCACCGGTGGTGATCGGCGCCCAGACTGAAGACGCCGCCCGCGAGGTCATTCTCAACATCGCCGAACGGCTCAGATGTCCCGTCAGCGTTTATGGCCAGGACTTCTTCACGGTCCAGGAGCACGGTCGGCTGGCCTATCAGGATGAAGACGAGCTGATGGATCTGCCCTTGCCCAGACTTGCCGGCCGGCACCAGCAGGCCAATGCGGCGGCCGCCATCAGGGCGCTGAAAGCCGCAGGGTTCGAGCTTGATGAAGCGGCGATCGCCAGCGGCCTGACCCATGTCTACTGGCCCGGACGGCTGGAGCGGCTCGCCGAGGGGCGGCTTGCGGACTTCGCCATGCAGGACGCGGAATTGTGGATCGACGGCGGCCACAATCCCGGCGCTGGCCTGGTGATCGCCGAAGCCATGGCCAATCTCAACGACCGCGAATCGCGGCCGCTGTTCCTGATCACCGGCATGATCAACACCAAGGATCCGGTGGGTTATTTCGAAGCCTTTGCCGGCATGGCCAGGCATGTCTACACCGTTCCTGTGCCGGCTTCGGAGGCCGGCATCGACCCGGATCTGCTGGCGCAGTCGGCCGTCGAGGCCGGTCTCACGGCTGAATCTGCTGTAAATGTCGAAACCGCGATCGCCTCGGTGTGCAAGAACTGGAATCCCGACGAACGGCCGCCGCGCATCCTGATCGGCGGATCGCTCTATCTCCTGGGCGACGTGCTCAAGCTCAACGGCACGCCGCCGGTCTGA
- the accD gene encoding acetyl-CoA carboxylase, carboxyltransferase subunit beta, with protein sequence MNWITNYVRPKINSMLGRREVPENLWIKCPETGEMVFHNDLEENHFVIPASGYHMKMSAEARLKHVFDEGKYELLPAPKVPQDPLKFRDSKKYVDRLRENRTKTGLEDSIVAAHGTMQGVEIVACVHDFSFMGGSLGIAAGEAIIQAFEAAIARHCPLVMFPASGGARMQEGILSLMQLPRTTVAVEMLKEAGLPYIVVLTNPTTGGVSASYAMLGDVHLAEPGAEICFAGKRVIEQTIREKLPEGFQTSEYLLDHGMIDMVVHRHDIPATVARLLRIFLKLDAPEPMALPAPAAEPVPAEAAE encoded by the coding sequence TTGAACTGGATTACCAACTACGTCAGGCCAAAGATCAATTCGATGCTCGGCCGCCGCGAGGTGCCGGAGAATCTGTGGATCAAATGCCCCGAAACCGGGGAAATGGTGTTCCACAACGATCTTGAGGAAAACCATTTCGTCATTCCGGCTTCCGGCTACCACATGAAGATGTCGGCCGAAGCGCGGCTCAAACATGTCTTTGACGAGGGAAAATACGAACTTCTGCCGGCGCCGAAGGTGCCTCAGGATCCGCTCAAGTTCCGGGATTCGAAGAAATATGTCGACCGGCTCCGTGAAAACCGGACCAAGACCGGGCTGGAGGATTCCATCGTTGCGGCGCATGGCACGATGCAGGGCGTCGAGATCGTCGCCTGCGTGCATGACTTCTCCTTCATGGGCGGTTCGCTCGGCATCGCAGCCGGCGAAGCCATCATCCAGGCCTTCGAAGCCGCGATCGCGCGCCATTGCCCGCTGGTCATGTTCCCGGCATCGGGCGGCGCCCGCATGCAGGAAGGCATCCTGTCGCTGATGCAGCTGCCGCGGACGACTGTGGCGGTCGAAATGCTCAAGGAAGCGGGCCTGCCCTATATCGTGGTGCTGACCAATCCGACCACCGGCGGCGTCTCCGCCTCCTATGCCATGCTCGGCGACGTGCACCTGGCCGAGCCCGGTGCAGAAATCTGCTTTGCCGGCAAACGCGTGATCGAACAGACCATCCGGGAAAAACTGCCCGAAGGCTTTCAGACGTCGGAATATCTGCTCGATCACGGCATGATCGACATGGTGGTGCACCGCCACGACATTCCGGCGACGGTTGCCCGCCTGCTGCGGATCTTCCTCAAGCTCGATGCCCCGGAACCGATGGCGCTTCCCGCCCCGGCTGCCGAACCCGTTCCTGCCGAAGCCGCCGAATAG
- the addA gene encoding double-strand break repair helicase AddA: MTAEATSNPVSDTTLRQNLAATPNLSAWVSANAGSGKTHVLARRVIRLLLRGAPPSAILCLTYTKAASAEMSIRVFRTLGEWVRLDDAELADRLTELEGRRVEPDLLVRARRLFATALETPGGLKIQTIHAFCEAVLHRFPLEANIPGHFNVLDDQKAAELLAEARRQLMSRKIFDEDPDLALAVTTALDTGGEAGFDKLLSGLYARRRDYLAFDAAARASGGAEPMFRTALGLEAGETAATVTQRAWPLDALPVDYIRGLYAFAETAKSATRAHNVSYGLLTCGSEPDPDRRLELLRQVFFTQAGAPAKLGGAASKTVAAQFPDLAERLEQAQAQIMEVCDRLARLNALSVSLTAFRLARRYLGSFEALKTRQALLDYDDLIAATEALLSKSGASAWVHYKLDQGIDHVLVDEAQDTAPLQWNVIGSLSDEFFAGEGARAALRTVFAVGDEKQSIYSFQGARPERFAEERSRVYGRARAADVDFRQVQLRVSFRSSREVLKLVDHVFASADALRGMGSALEPVIHETARQQAPGLVELWPMIAREKTDSDEDWTAAFDDVPESAPAAQLARRIARVLKQWVGIETIEDQKTRELRLVAPGDILVLVRKRDGFVPTLLRTLKATTNIPVAGADRLRLTDHIAVQDLIALGRFAVLADDDLSLAALVKSPLLGLDEDDLFRLTALRPKGQSVWRHMRALSESDEAFAVAVKQLDHWIACATRLPPHDFYATLLGPDGGRRAYLSRLGHEVGDVLDEFLGLALDHEQAGLPGLESFLAMLETESPEIKREMEGQSGAVRIMTVHAAKGLEAPIVFLVDSGGEAYQHSHQPRLWLLPPAPDSKEPPSIPVWLPDKTYENEATAAMRDRMREQAEEEYRRLLYVGLTRAADRLIVCGYRGVREVKTPTWHSLAAAGFDSAAEESGYLVSDIVHDPDGEPFEARRLCRVRGDDTVAPAAEPPATPAAPLAPVLSIPDGPLPPPRRLPRPSAPSGVGAVLEESAGIATRSPFADTSSGSAAALERGSMVHRLLQVLPAVAPEERQIVLARYLARAMPADQAEASQALESQILAVLADPRFAPIFQSPGEAEVSVMGTLRIGGEDRAVSGRIDRIALDGDRVLVVDYKTGLAPNPGEAPPASHVSQLAIYRALLAPLYPGRQIDAALVYVSGPLLIEMSAPVLDEAMARLQA, translated from the coding sequence ATGACGGCTGAAGCCACATCCAACCCGGTCTCCGACACCACGCTGCGGCAGAACCTGGCGGCCACGCCGAATCTGTCGGCCTGGGTTTCGGCCAATGCCGGCTCCGGCAAGACCCACGTTCTGGCCCGCCGGGTGATCCGGCTGTTGTTGCGCGGCGCCCCGCCCTCGGCGATCTTGTGCCTGACCTACACCAAAGCCGCCTCGGCCGAAATGTCGATCCGCGTGTTCCGAACGCTGGGGGAATGGGTCCGGCTTGATGATGCCGAGCTTGCCGACAGGCTGACGGAACTGGAAGGCCGCAGGGTCGAGCCGGATCTGCTGGTCCGCGCCCGGCGCCTGTTTGCCACCGCGCTTGAGACCCCGGGCGGTCTCAAGATCCAGACCATCCACGCCTTTTGCGAAGCCGTGCTGCACCGCTTTCCGCTGGAAGCCAATATTCCCGGCCATTTCAATGTTCTCGATGACCAGAAGGCCGCGGAACTCCTGGCCGAAGCGCGACGGCAGCTGATGTCGCGCAAGATTTTCGACGAGGATCCGGATCTGGCGCTGGCCGTGACCACGGCGCTCGATACCGGAGGCGAAGCCGGTTTCGACAAGCTTCTCTCCGGGCTCTATGCGCGGCGCCGCGATTACCTCGCCTTTGATGCGGCTGCCCGCGCCTCCGGCGGCGCCGAGCCGATGTTCCGGACAGCACTCGGTCTGGAAGCCGGGGAAACCGCCGCCACCGTCACGCAGCGGGCCTGGCCGCTGGACGCGCTGCCGGTCGATTACATCCGCGGCCTCTACGCCTTTGCCGAAACCGCGAAATCGGCAACGCGCGCCCATAATGTGTCCTACGGCCTGCTGACCTGCGGTTCCGAACCCGATCCGGACAGGCGGCTCGAGCTTTTGAGGCAGGTGTTCTTCACCCAGGCAGGTGCGCCCGCCAAGCTTGGCGGTGCCGCATCCAAGACGGTGGCTGCGCAATTCCCGGATCTCGCCGAGCGGCTGGAACAGGCCCAGGCGCAGATCATGGAAGTCTGCGACCGGCTGGCACGGCTCAACGCGCTGTCGGTCTCGCTGACCGCGTTCCGGCTGGCGCGCCGCTATCTGGGGTCCTTCGAGGCGCTCAAGACCCGCCAGGCGCTGCTTGATTATGATGATCTGATTGCCGCGACCGAGGCGCTGCTGTCCAAAAGCGGCGCCAGTGCCTGGGTACATTACAAGCTTGATCAGGGCATCGACCATGTGCTCGTCGACGAGGCCCAGGATACAGCACCCTTGCAATGGAACGTCATCGGCTCGCTCTCGGACGAGTTCTTTGCCGGCGAAGGAGCACGCGCGGCGCTGCGCACCGTTTTTGCCGTGGGCGACGAGAAACAGTCGATCTATTCGTTCCAGGGTGCCCGCCCGGAACGCTTTGCCGAGGAGCGCAGCCGTGTGTACGGCCGGGCGCGCGCAGCGGATGTGGATTTCAGGCAGGTTCAGCTCCGGGTCTCGTTCCGGTCGTCAAGGGAAGTGCTCAAGCTGGTCGATCACGTCTTTGCCAGCGCCGACGCGCTGCGCGGCATGGGGTCGGCGCTGGAACCGGTGATCCATGAAACCGCCCGGCAGCAGGCGCCCGGGCTGGTCGAGCTCTGGCCGATGATCGCGCGCGAGAAAACCGACAGCGACGAGGACTGGACCGCCGCCTTTGACGATGTGCCGGAATCAGCACCGGCCGCGCAACTGGCGCGGCGAATTGCCAGGGTTTTGAAGCAGTGGGTCGGTATCGAGACCATAGAGGACCAGAAAACCCGGGAATTGCGGCTGGTGGCGCCCGGTGACATTCTGGTGCTGGTGCGCAAGCGCGACGGCTTCGTGCCCACGCTTCTGCGCACACTCAAGGCCACCACCAACATTCCGGTGGCCGGCGCCGACCGCTTGCGCCTCACCGACCACATCGCCGTGCAGGATCTGATCGCGTTGGGCCGTTTCGCGGTGCTGGCCGATGATGATTTGTCGCTGGCAGCGCTGGTCAAGAGCCCGCTGCTCGGTCTGGATGAGGATGATCTGTTCCGCCTCACCGCCCTGCGTCCCAAGGGTCAGTCGGTGTGGCGTCACATGCGGGCGCTTTCCGAATCCGACGAAGCATTTGCCGTGGCGGTGAAACAGCTCGACCACTGGATCGCCTGCGCCACCCGGCTGCCGCCGCATGATTTCTATGCGACGCTGCTCGGTCCCGATGGCGGGCGCCGCGCCTATCTCTCCCGGCTCGGCCATGAGGTCGGCGATGTGCTGGACGAGTTTCTGGGCCTGGCGCTCGATCACGAGCAGGCGGGGCTGCCGGGCCTTGAAAGTTTTCTCGCGATGCTCGAGACCGAATCGCCCGAGATCAAGCGCGAGATGGAGGGACAGAGCGGTGCGGTGCGGATCATGACCGTGCATGCCGCCAAGGGTCTGGAAGCCCCGATCGTGTTTCTGGTCGATTCGGGCGGCGAGGCCTATCAGCACAGTCATCAGCCGCGGCTCTGGCTGCTGCCGCCTGCCCCTGACAGCAAGGAGCCGCCCTCGATTCCGGTCTGGCTGCCGGACAAAACCTACGAGAATGAAGCAACGGCCGCCATGCGCGACAGGATGCGCGAGCAGGCCGAGGAGGAATATCGCCGGCTGCTTTATGTCGGGCTCACCCGTGCCGCCGACCGGCTGATCGTTTGCGGCTATCGCGGTGTCCGTGAGGTGAAAACCCCGACCTGGCATTCGCTGGCGGCGGCTGGATTTGACAGTGCCGCCGAGGAAAGCGGCTATCTGGTCTCCGATATCGTCCACGATCCCGACGGAGAACCATTCGAAGCGCGCCGCCTCTGCCGTGTTCGTGGCGATGATACGGTCGCGCCTGCAGCGGAACCACCAGCGACACCAGCCGCGCCTCTCGCACCAGTGCTGAGCATTCCCGACGGGCCGCTGCCGCCGCCGCGCCGGCTGCCCCGGCCCTCGGCGCCCTCCGGCGTCGGTGCCGTGCTTGAGGAAAGTGCCGGCATCGCCACCCGCTCGCCCTTCGCCGACACGTCGTCCGGTTCGGCTGCCGCGCTGGAACGCGGCAGTATGGTTCACCGTCTGCTGCAGGTCCTGCCTGCGGTCGCCCCGGAGGAGCGGCAGATCGTGCTGGCCCGCTATCTTGCCCGCGCCATGCCTGCCGACCAGGCGGAGGCCTCGCAGGCGCTGGAAAGCCAGATTCTTGCGGTGCTTGCCGATCCCCGTTTTGCGCCGATTTTTCAGTCCCCTGGCGAGGCCGAGGTCTCGGTGATGGGAACGCTGCGGATCGGCGGCGAGGACCGGGCGGTATCGGGCCGGATCGACCGTATCGCGCTCGATGGAGACAGGGTGCTGGTGGTGGATTACAAGACCGGCCTTGCACCGAATCCCGGCGAGGCGCCGCCTGCCAGCCATGTCTCCCAGCTCGCGATCTACCGCGCATTGCTGGCGCCGCTCTATCCCGGGCGACAAATTGACGCTGCGCTGGTCTATGTGTCCGGCCCGCTGTTGATTGAAATGTCCGCGCCTGTATTGGATGAGGCAATGGCCCGCCTGCAAGCCTGA